The region GAATCAACAAAGGGTTATCTGTTGGAAATCAAACGTCTTGGTGCACGAGTGCATTTTGAAGAGCATACAATGTCTACTTGATGGGATTTTTCGAGCGCAGTTATGATATTGTAtagaattttccttaaaaattccgttgggggacacctgggtggctcagtcggtgaagcgtctgccttcggctcaggatcgGGCTCCTTggtcggcggggagcctgcttctccctctgcctctgcctgctgctccccctgcttgtgccctctctctccgtcgaataaatacgtaaaatctttaaaaaaaatttccgtTGGAAGTAGGCAGGCTTCCTGATACGGAAAGTGGACTCATTTGTACGTGTTGAACCTGTGGAGGCCATACCCACCGCAAACTATGTCAGCCAGCCCACTTACCGAGCTATTTTGGGAGGGCTCCTAGTTTCCAGACTGCAGGGTGTGAAAACACCTATCCAGAGAAAGTGAGTTCTTGTTTTTGTGCACAAACGTGGACAGGGACGGTGGCTCTGGGGTGGTGAAACCGGGGTATTCGAACTTCATAATGTAGAGTCCCTTTCTTCTCCAAAAAAAAGGAGGACCCCCAAAGGGCATTGGTTTGGGTGAGTTTTGCCTGCTAGGAATTaaaccagaaatttaaaacatacttacgatcatatttaaaataacaaagacaaGTCAGTTGCCCCTAACTACGAGTAATATGGGTTTTTCAGACACGGAATAACTCCACTCTCCAAGACACAGAGTAGGCTAGTGAGCGCTGTGGCCCCCTGGTCTGCGTTTGCTGGCTTCTTGAGCTCCGGCCCGCGGGGAAGGCGGCAGGCTCTCCGTCCTGCTGTTTCCTCCTCCCCTGGGACTCACTGTTGGGGTGGCAGCATAGGAAGAAACCAGCCGCTCTCACCGCAAAAGTCAGGACCTCTCCGGACCCCTGGGAGGGGCTTGGGGACAATCCCCCAGAGGTGCTTGGACCGCCTGCAAGGATGAGCCCAGAAAGTCTGCCTTGAAGAAACCTTTACCGGTGACCATGACCAATGCCATTTTGGGATGAGTGATGCAGAGTGTGGCGGAGGGCGGCCCTGCACCCAGGTTGAGGAAACCCAAGGAGAAGGCTGGTGGTGCCTCCATAAGAAACCGCTTGGTTGGGGATTCCTTGTTCCTTATTGCAACACTTAGCTCGGGGTCTCGTGGCCTCGTTCTGCTAAattaatgatgatgattataACGTGACAATAATCCGTAGGAAGGACCTGATACACTGAATTGTGCTGCTGGGGTAGATTGTACCAGCTCATAGTCCAGAGCCAGGGTGTGGCGCTGTGGGTTCCTTCGTGGTTCCTTGATGGACGTTTGCATGTCCAGGTGGCCGATCCTGACCTTTGCTCTTTTTGCAAGTCGTGGCTGTGTTGGATCCCCTCCACCTGTCCTGGAGTCTCTGGGCCTCGTCTCTTAGCTCCCTACCTAGAGTTGGTCACAACAACAACATCCTCCTTCCAGCCCAGGTACCAAAATGCCCCATTAATCAGGCCTATTGTGACGTCTTTCTGGAAGGTCTGACGCAGGCCAGCATCGCGGGGTGTGGCTATCTGTGAGGATGTGGGGGGCATTTCGGGCTTGATGTTGACACTCAATATCTTTTAAGCTTTTACCCTTGTCCTGAGACTGCCCTGGGTTAGCCTTACCCTAGTACTACTGGCTTAAAAGGTAAAAAATGCATCCTTTCCCAGCTCTGGACaccagagtctgagatccaggcggggcagggctactgagatccaggtggggcaggaccactgagatccaggtggggcagggccatGATCCCTCCTGAGACTCCAGGAGAGGGTCCTTCCTGCTTTTTTCagcttctgggggctcctggcttgTGGCCGCATCCTTCCCATGACCTCGTGATCCTTCACTTAATTGTATCTGGGTCCTATGTCAAAGATGGTTCCATTCACAGGTTCCGGGAGTACCTTAATTCTGGTGGGGGCACTCTGCGAACCCCTGTAAACATTGAGATTTCGCTCTGAACATGTTCCCAATACTCGGAAAATGCCTGGTTGGTGCAGTTTGTAATGTAACCCCCTGAGCCCTGTACAGGGGGTTGAAAATTTGCAGACTTAACAGACACCTTTGAACAGAACCCAGCTGCCATTCTGGGGCGTCCCTGCCCTGATTGGCGGATCCAAGGGACCAGACACAGGGGCATCAGGGACAACGGGAGCCCTGGGGGCTGGCTCCTAGGTGGTCAAAGCCTCTCCTCCGAGAGCCCGATGATGCTGGAACCCATGCAGAGCAAATGTGTATCTGTGCGTACAGGTATGACTGCCCACGGTGGGCACATTTTGAGAAGCTGCAGGGATCAAGATGTCCATTACCGCCCCACTAAGGTGACCGATGACGGATGTGCCAAAGAGAAAAGGATCGCATGCCACGTTCCAAAAGGCGTCATTTTAAACCGTaaaatttggagagaaaaaaaagttgccATGCCTCTTAGCCAACTTAAAAGATTGCTTTGTCCAAATTAAAATCCCGTTTTTGCTTCTTGGATACCCATGACGAAACCTCGGGTGCTGTGGGAAGGACGTGCCTCACATTCTTGCTGACAAGGAGGCTTGAGGAGGTGGTAGTGGTGGGTCCTCCTGGGCTGGCGGATGCGCTGGGGGACGTAGGCTTCTGCACGCCGCCAGCAGTttcgttccccccccccccgaagtgACCCCGCCCGACTGGTGCCAGGTTGGTGGACGGCCTGCCTAGCACAGGAAACCGTAAACAGCGGACACGAGCCAAGTGCTCTAAGGACAGAGAAACTCAAAGATAAGCATGTTTTCAGAGGCATGGAGTCGCTGCCCATGTTTTCAGACGTGTGGAGTCACTGCCCACGTAGGAGCGCAGAGGCGCACGTTTTCAGACGTGCACGTTTTCAGACGCGCGGAGGCATGCGCGTAGGAACGCAGATGCGCACATTTTCAGAGGCGTGGAGTCCTTGCGCCCATAGGAGCGCAGATGCGCCTGTTCTCAGACGCGTGGAGTCGCTGCGCATAGGAGTGACCAGCAGGGAAGAGGCGCTCATCTGTCAGAGCGCACGCACCCTCTGCTTTGCAAAAGCCACCCGCACCCGGAAAGGCAGCCCCATCGGGTCCCTCTGCCCCGTGGCTTGGAGACAGAGCTGCTTCCGCATGTGGCGTGCGCTCTGTCCTCCACAGGGCACCCCCCTGTGCCTGGGCCCCTTCTCACGCTGTGTTTGTCTTGCTGCTTCTCAGCAGGTGCGCAGGAATGAGTGGAGGCCCCACAGGCGGGCCGCGGCGCAGAAGCCATGGAGACGAAAGGCCTGGACCCGTCCCAGACAGACCTCAAGTTAGTGGCCCACCCGCGCGCCAAGAGCAAAGTGTGGAAGTACTTTGGCTTCGACACCAACGCCGAGGGATGCATCCTACAGTGGAAGAAAATCTACTGTCGCATCTGCATGGCCCAGATCGCCTACTCCGGCAACACCTCCAACCTCTCCTACCACCTGGAGAAGAATCACCCGGACGAGTTCTGTGAGTTCGTCAAGAGCAACACCGAGCAGATGCGTGAGGCCTTCGCCACCGCCTTCTCCAAGCTGAAGCCCGAGGCCTCGCAGCTGACCCCGCCGGACACGCTGGCCACCAAGGCCGGCCACGGCCACGAGAGCAAGCGGCAGCAGGAGCTCACTGCCGCCGTCATCGGCCTCATCTGCGAGGGCCTGTACCCCGCGTCCATCGTGGACGAGCCCACGTTCAAGGTGTTGCTGAAGACGGCGGACCCCAGGTATGAGCTGCCCAGCAGGAAGTTCTTCTGCAGCAAGGCCATCCCTGAGAAGTACGGCGCCGTCCGCGAGGccgtcctcaaggagctcagcGACGCGTCCTGGTGCGGCATCTCCACGGACATGTGGAGGAGCGAGAACCAGAACCGAGCCTATGTCACGCTGGCTGCCCACTTCCTGGGCGGCGGGGCGCCCGGCTGCCTGTCCGTGGGCTCCCGTTGCCTGAAGACCTTTGAGGTCCCCGAGGACAACACGGCCGAGTCCATCACCAGGGTCCTGTACGAGGCCTTCATCGAGTGGGGCATCAGTGCCAAGGTGTTCGGGGCCACCACGGACTGCGGCAAGGACATCGTGAAGGCGTGCTCCCTGCTGGACATCTCGGTGCAGATGCCGTGTCTGGGACACACGTTCAACGCGGGCATCCAGCAGGCCCTGCAGCTCCCCAAGCTGGCCGGTCTGCTGGCCCGCTGCCGCAAGCTGGTGGAGTATTTCCAGCAGTCCACGGTGGCCATGTACATGCTCTATGAAAAGCAGAAGCAACAGAACATGGCTCACTGTATGCTGGTCAGCAACCGCGTGTCCTGGTGGGGCAGCACGCTGGCCATGCTCCAGCGCCTCAAGGAGCAACAGTTTGTCATTGCCGGGGTGCTGGTGGAAGACAGCAACAACCACCACCTGATGCTGGAGGCCGCCGAGTGGGCCACCATCGAGGGGCTGGTGGAGCTGCTGCAGCCCTTCAAACAGGTGGCCGAAATGCTGTCCGCCTCCAAGTACCCCACCATCAGCATGGTCAAGCCCCTCCTACACATGCTGCTTAACACCACACTCAACATCAAGGAAACCGACTGCAAGGAGCTCAGCATGGCCAAGGAGGTCATCGCCAAGGAGCTGTCCAAGACCTACCAGGAGGCACCGGAGATTGATATGTTCCTGAACGTGGCCACCTTCCTGGACCCGCGCTACAAGCGCCTGCCCTTCCTATCTGCCTTCGAGAGGCAGCAGGTGGAGAACAGGGTGGTGGAGGAGGCCAAGGGTCTGCTGGACAAGGTCAAGGACGGTGGCGGCTACCGGGCGGCCGAGGACAAGATGTACGCGCTGCCCGAGGAGCCCCCGGTGAAGAAGCTGGTGCTGGCCTCCACGCCGCCGCCCACCAGCGTCATCAACAGCATGCTGGCCGAGATCTTCTGCCAGACGGGGGGCGTGGAGGACCAGGAGGAGTGGCACGCGCAGGTGGTGGAAGAGCTCAGCAACTTCAAGTCGCAGAAGGTGCTGGGCCTCAACGAGGACCCCCTCAAGTGGTGGTCCGACCGCCTGGCGCTCTTCCCCGTGCTGCCCAAGGTGCTGCAGAAATATTGGTGCGTGGCGGCTACGCGCGTCTTCCCCGAGCGGCTCTTCGGCTCCTCCGCCAACGTGGTGAGCGCCAAGAGGAACCGGCTGGCCCCGGCGCACGTGGACGAGCAGATCTTCCTGTACGAGAACGCGCGCAGTGGCGCGGAGGCCGAGCCCGAGGACGAGGACGAGGGCGAATGGGGCCTGGACCATGAGCAGGTGTTCCCCCTGGGGGACGCCGTGCACGCCGGCTTCTTTGGGATCAGGGACAGTGGCTTCGTGTAGGTGCCGGCGGGGTGGGGTCACTGTGGCACTGGCCCTTGCGGGTAAATGCTCGCTGTAAATACCCACCGTGCGTGCGTGCGCGGGTGGCCGTGCCGGTAGCAGCAGACGCACAGGAGGGAAACGGGGATGCCGCGCCTTTCCTCTACCAGCGTACTTGTGTCCCAGCGAAGGGGCAGAAATCGAGGGGGAAAGTTCTAAAAGTCCCGTTGTGCA is a window of Ursus arctos isolate Adak ecotype North America chromosome Y, UrsArc2.0, whole genome shotgun sequence DNA encoding:
- the LOC130544374 gene encoding E3 SUMO-protein ligase ZBED1; translation: METKGLDPSQTDLKLVAHPRAKSKVWKYFGFDTNAEGCILQWKKIYCRICMAQIAYSGNTSNLSYHLEKNHPDEFCEFVKSNTEQMREAFATAFSKLKPEASQLTPPDTLATKAGHGHESKRQQELTAAVIGLICEGLYPASIVDEPTFKVLLKTADPRYELPSRKFFCSKAIPEKYGAVREAVLKELSDASWCGISTDMWRSENQNRAYVTLAAHFLGGGAPGCLSVGSRCLKTFEVPEDNTAESITRVLYEAFIEWGISAKVFGATTDCGKDIVKACSLLDISVQMPCLGHTFNAGIQQALQLPKLAGLLARCRKLVEYFQQSTVAMYMLYEKQKQQNMAHCMLVSNRVSWWGSTLAMLQRLKEQQFVIAGVLVEDSNNHHLMLEAAEWATIEGLVELLQPFKQVAEMLSASKYPTISMVKPLLHMLLNTTLNIKETDCKELSMAKEVIAKELSKTYQEAPEIDMFLNVATFLDPRYKRLPFLSAFERQQVENRVVEEAKGLLDKVKDGGGYRAAEDKMYALPEEPPVKKLVLASTPPPTSVINSMLAEIFCQTGGVEDQEEWHAQVVEELSNFKSQKVLGLNEDPLKWWSDRLALFPVLPKVLQKYWCVAATRVFPERLFGSSANVVSAKRNRLAPAHVDEQIFLYENARSGAEAEPEDEDEGEWGLDHEQVFPLGDAVHAGFFGIRDSGFV